The proteins below come from a single Vibrio natriegens NBRC 15636 = ATCC 14048 = DSM 759 genomic window:
- a CDS encoding Na(+)-translocating NADH-quinone reductase subunit A, giving the protein MITIKKGLDLPIAGTPSQVINDGKTIKKVALLGEEYVGMRPTMHVRVGDEVKKAQVLFEDKKNPGVKFTAPAAGKVIEVNRGAKRVLQSVVIEVAGEEQVTFDKFEASQLSGLDREVIKTQLVESGLWTALRTRPFSKVPAIESSTKAIFVTAMDTNPLAANPELIINEQQEAFVAGLDILSALTEGKVYVCKSGTSLPRSSQSNIEEHVFDGPHPAGLAGTHMHFLYPVNAENVAWSINYQDVIAFGKLFLTGELYTDRVISLAGPVVNNPRLVRTTLGASLDDVTDNELMPGEVRVISGSVLTGTHATGPHAYLGRYNLQVSVLREGYEKELFGWAMPGKNKFSVTRSFLGHLFKGQLFNMTTTTNGSDRSMVPIGNYERVMPLDMEPTLLLRDLCAGDTDSAAALGALELDEEDVALCTFVCPGKYEYGQLLRECLDKIEKEG; this is encoded by the coding sequence ATGATTACAATAAAGAAGGGCTTGGATCTTCCTATCGCAGGAACTCCATCCCAGGTGATTAATGATGGTAAGACCATCAAAAAAGTCGCCTTGCTTGGCGAAGAGTACGTTGGCATGCGTCCAACCATGCATGTCCGCGTTGGTGATGAAGTGAAAAAAGCGCAAGTTCTTTTTGAAGACAAGAAGAACCCTGGCGTGAAATTCACTGCACCGGCAGCCGGTAAAGTGATCGAAGTTAACCGTGGCGCTAAACGTGTCCTTCAATCAGTAGTGATTGAAGTGGCAGGTGAAGAGCAGGTGACATTCGATAAGTTCGAAGCCTCTCAACTTTCTGGTCTAGATCGTGAAGTGATCAAGACTCAATTGGTTGAATCTGGCCTATGGACCGCTTTACGTACTCGTCCGTTTAGCAAGGTTCCAGCAATCGAGTCTTCAACTAAGGCGATTTTTGTAACTGCAATGGATACTAATCCACTAGCAGCTAATCCTGAGTTGATAATTAACGAGCAACAAGAAGCATTCGTTGCTGGTCTAGACATTCTTTCAGCCCTGACAGAAGGCAAGGTTTACGTATGTAAATCTGGCACTAGCTTGCCACGCTCTTCACAGTCTAACATTGAAGAACACGTCTTCGATGGCCCTCACCCAGCAGGTCTTGCTGGCACCCACATGCATTTCCTATACCCAGTAAATGCTGAAAATGTGGCGTGGAGCATCAACTACCAAGACGTTATTGCGTTCGGTAAGTTGTTCCTAACTGGTGAACTTTACACTGACCGTGTTATCTCTCTGGCTGGTCCAGTAGTGAATAACCCTCGTCTAGTTCGTACGACGCTAGGTGCTAGCCTAGACGACGTGACAGACAACGAGTTAATGCCAGGTGAAGTTCGTGTGATTTCTGGTTCGGTACTAACAGGTACTCATGCAACTGGTCCTCACGCTTACCTAGGTCGTTACAACCTACAAGTGTCTGTTCTACGTGAAGGTTATGAAAAAGAGCTGTTCGGCTGGGCAATGCCTGGTAAGAACAAGTTCTCTGTAACTCGCTCATTCCTTGGTCACCTATTCAAAGGTCAGTTGTTCAACATGACAACCACGACTAATGGTAGTGACCGTTCAATGGTTCCAATTGGCAACTACGAACGCGTAATGCCACTAGATATGGAACCTACTCTGCTACTTCGTGATCTATGTGCAGGCGATACAGATAGTGCAGCAGCACTTGGCGCTCTGGAGCTAGACGAAGAAGACGTAGCATTGTGTACCTTTGTTTGTCCTGGTAAGTACGAGTACGGTCAGCTACTTCGTGAATGCCTAGATAAGATCGAGAAGGAAGGGTAA
- the bolA gene encoding transcriptional regulator BolA: MIQEIIEKKLHSELQPSYLKVINESYMHNVPPGSESHFKVIVVSDSFAGHRLIGRHRQVHQILADELDNHIHALAIHTYTDEEWKSEQNGAPDSPMCVGGGR; this comes from the coding sequence ATGATCCAAGAAATCATAGAGAAAAAGCTGCATAGTGAGCTGCAACCTAGCTACTTAAAAGTGATCAATGAAAGCTATATGCATAATGTACCGCCAGGTTCAGAAAGCCACTTTAAAGTCATCGTTGTCAGCGACTCGTTTGCTGGACATAGACTGATTGGCAGACACCGACAGGTTCATCAAATTCTCGCAGATGAGTTGGATAATCACATTCACGCATTAGCGATTCATACTTACACCGATGAGGAATGGAAGAGCGAGCAAAATGGCGCGCCTGATAGCCCAATGTGTGTCGGTGGTGGTCGTTAA
- a CDS encoding methyltransferase, which produces MKTELNLHGRSLTLHRFPKRSNETLQAWDAGDEYLINHVEELALNDNQHIVVINDSFGALACWFSEKHRVTFMSDSFISHKGTQVNLEANQCKDVTFLSTMDDIPADADLVLLQLPKSNRHLTWILSQLRNALPESCPVIGVNKVKEIHTSTLKLFEKHLGETKTSLAWKKHRLVFSQANAQPIVEVDPITAWSVDGENIQLKNLPNVYSGESLDLGARFMLQHIPQDASITHIVDLGCGNGVLSVKAGQLNPNARLTCVDESFMALESAKQNLLDNLGEEREIQCIANNCLDGFDHDSCSLIMCNPPFHQQQAITDHIAWQMFCDSKQVLNKGGRLLVIGNRHLGYDAKLKRLFGANNVNLVASNNKFVILQATKNPAKLNAK; this is translated from the coding sequence ATGAAAACCGAACTGAACCTTCACGGCAGAAGCCTAACGCTTCACCGCTTCCCTAAGCGCTCCAACGAAACACTGCAGGCTTGGGACGCTGGTGATGAGTATTTGATTAATCATGTTGAAGAGTTGGCGCTAAACGACAATCAACATATTGTGGTTATCAATGATAGCTTTGGCGCTTTAGCTTGCTGGTTCTCTGAAAAACATCGTGTGACGTTTATGAGTGACTCTTTTATTTCTCATAAAGGTACTCAAGTAAACCTTGAAGCAAATCAATGTAAAGACGTGACATTTCTTAGCACGATGGATGACATTCCAGCAGATGCTGACTTGGTTTTGCTGCAACTTCCAAAAAGCAATCGTCACCTGACTTGGATACTCAGCCAGCTTAGAAATGCGCTCCCTGAGTCATGCCCGGTTATTGGCGTTAATAAGGTCAAAGAGATCCACACTTCGACGCTCAAACTCTTTGAAAAGCATTTAGGTGAAACGAAAACGTCCCTTGCCTGGAAGAAGCACCGACTGGTTTTCTCCCAAGCCAATGCTCAGCCGATTGTCGAAGTCGACCCGATTACGGCGTGGAGTGTGGATGGCGAGAATATTCAGCTCAAAAATCTGCCAAATGTATACTCAGGCGAAAGTTTAGACTTGGGTGCCCGATTTATGTTGCAGCATATTCCTCAAGATGCTTCCATCACTCATATTGTCGACCTTGGATGTGGCAACGGCGTACTCTCAGTGAAAGCGGGGCAGTTAAACCCAAATGCTCGCCTGACTTGTGTTGATGAAAGCTTTATGGCGCTGGAGTCGGCTAAGCAGAATTTACTGGATAACTTAGGCGAAGAGCGCGAAATACAATGCATCGCGAACAACTGCTTAGATGGTTTTGATCACGATAGCTGCTCTCTTATCATGTGCAACCCACCCTTCCATCAGCAGCAAGCCATCACCGACCATATCGCATGGCAAATGTTCTGTGATTCAAAGCAGGTATTGAACAAAGGTGGTCGATTACTTGTCATAGGAAATCGACACCTTGGCTACGACGCTAAACTCAAGCGTCTGTTTGGTGCCAACAATGTGAATCTTGTCGCGTCTAACAATAAGTTCGTGATTTTACAGGCAACAAAAAATCCTGCTAAATTAAACGCAAAATAA
- a CDS encoding YajG family lipoprotein, with amino-acid sequence MKKLVIAASVALLAACSAPQQVQLNLMPESTLSTNPIVQGKTYSLISKDVRAAQYVALVDNGRSNILPLHAKQNLRIALEQALEKQFSSQGFHSDLNSNNVIELKVQEALVNVKHSVMEKEMSAKVVLEITAENPQGRLVKTYTGSANRSGTFSASDSDIEQTLNDVVDLTLKEIANDPELRQYMQERF; translated from the coding sequence ATGAAAAAATTGGTAATCGCGGCTTCAGTTGCCTTGCTGGCTGCATGTTCAGCCCCACAACAGGTACAACTGAACCTGATGCCTGAAAGCACACTTAGCACCAATCCTATTGTACAAGGCAAAACATACAGCTTAATCAGTAAAGATGTACGTGCCGCTCAATACGTTGCGTTGGTGGATAATGGACGTTCTAACATTCTTCCTCTCCACGCGAAGCAGAATTTACGTATTGCTCTTGAGCAAGCGTTGGAGAAGCAGTTCTCATCCCAAGGATTCCACTCAGACCTTAACAGTAATAATGTGATTGAACTTAAAGTTCAGGAAGCGCTCGTGAACGTAAAGCATTCGGTCATGGAAAAAGAGATGAGTGCTAAGGTTGTATTAGAAATCACAGCAGAAAACCCACAAGGCCGATTAGTCAAAACGTATACGGGTAGTGCAAATCGCTCCGGTACGTTCAGCGCTTCAGACTCAGATATCGAACAGACATTAAACGATGTGGTTGATCTAACTCTGAAAGAAATCGCCAACGACCCAGAACTTCGTCAGTACATGCAGGAGCGATTCTAA
- a CDS encoding peptidylprolyl isomerase, which produces MIRKAILSLALLSCSVWAGPKVSFETTLGSFTVELNEEKAPITVANFLKYVEDGSYEGTIFHRVIPGFMAQGGGFNQEMQMVDTYEPIKNEGNNGLNNDQATIAMARTNAPDSATRQFYINLVDNDFLNYGARPPGYAVFGQVTEGFDVIQNMAKQPTSSSGRMRDVPETQIVITKATLLK; this is translated from the coding sequence ATGATACGCAAAGCAATTCTTTCTCTGGCGCTACTCAGTTGTAGCGTTTGGGCTGGACCTAAGGTCTCGTTTGAAACAACACTTGGCTCATTTACCGTTGAGTTAAATGAAGAGAAAGCACCAATAACAGTGGCGAACTTCCTTAAATATGTTGAGGATGGCAGCTACGAAGGCACCATTTTCCACCGTGTAATACCGGGTTTTATGGCGCAAGGTGGCGGTTTCAACCAAGAGATGCAAATGGTTGATACGTACGAGCCTATCAAAAATGAAGGTAATAACGGCTTAAATAACGACCAAGCGACTATCGCGATGGCTCGTACCAACGCGCCGGACTCGGCAACTCGCCAATTTTACATTAATTTGGTGGATAACGATTTTCTTAACTACGGCGCTCGACCACCGGGTTATGCAGTCTTTGGTCAGGTAACTGAAGGCTTTGACGTCATCCAAAATATGGCAAAACAGCCAACATCTTCATCTGGCCGAATGCGTGACGTACCAGAAACTCAAATCGTCATCACGAAAGCAACATTACTCAAATAG